In one Spongiibacter tropicus DSM 19543 genomic region, the following are encoded:
- a CDS encoding acyl-CoA dehydrogenase family protein: MKLQFSEKDEAFRAEIAGWLKDNLTGEFAQLKFRGGPGDEHMFPEERKRWEQKLAEGRWTCVGWPEQYGGRGLSIEQQVIFYEEYARAGAPGRMGHIGDGLAGPTIIAFGSEEQKAKYLPGILAGTEFWCQGYSEPGAGSDLANVKTKARFDEASGKWIINGQKVWTSLAHESEYCFVVARTDPDSVAHKGLGFFLVKMDQPGVTVRPIEQITGTSEFNEVFFDDAECDAGDIVGEPGDGWKVAMGLLGFERGVSTLGQQMAFQNELDEVVKLARENGAAEDPQIRQRLAQAHIGLKLMRYNSMRMLSGDKGDGSLQKEALIYKLYWASWHRDLGELAVDIMGPEANILPEAPYELNRLQSLFLFTRSDTIYGGTNQIQRNIIAERGLGMPKEPKW; encoded by the coding sequence ATGAAGTTACAATTCAGTGAAAAAGACGAAGCCTTCCGCGCCGAGATTGCCGGGTGGCTGAAAGACAATCTCACCGGTGAATTTGCCCAGTTGAAATTTCGCGGTGGCCCCGGCGACGAGCATATGTTCCCCGAGGAGCGCAAGCGCTGGGAGCAGAAACTGGCGGAAGGCCGCTGGACTTGTGTGGGCTGGCCGGAACAGTACGGCGGTCGCGGCCTGTCGATTGAACAGCAGGTGATTTTTTACGAGGAATACGCCCGTGCCGGTGCGCCGGGGCGCATGGGGCATATCGGCGACGGTCTGGCCGGGCCGACTATTATTGCCTTCGGCAGCGAAGAGCAGAAAGCCAAATACCTGCCGGGCATTCTGGCGGGCACTGAGTTCTGGTGTCAGGGCTACTCTGAGCCGGGGGCCGGTTCCGACCTCGCCAACGTGAAAACCAAGGCGCGTTTCGATGAGGCCAGTGGCAAGTGGATTATCAACGGCCAGAAAGTGTGGACCTCACTGGCCCACGAGTCGGAATACTGCTTTGTTGTGGCGCGTACCGATCCCGATTCGGTGGCCCACAAAGGTCTGGGCTTCTTTCTGGTGAAAATGGATCAGCCCGGCGTGACCGTGCGCCCCATCGAGCAGATCACCGGCACCTCTGAATTCAACGAAGTGTTCTTTGACGATGCCGAGTGCGACGCCGGCGACATCGTCGGTGAGCCCGGCGACGGCTGGAAAGTGGCCATGGGCCTGTTGGGCTTTGAGCGTGGCGTGTCCACCTTGGGCCAGCAGATGGCCTTCCAGAACGAGTTGGATGAAGTGGTGAAGCTGGCCAGGGAAAACGGCGCCGCGGAAGACCCGCAGATCCGCCAACGCCTCGCACAGGCCCACATCGGCCTGAAACTGATGCGCTATAACAGCATGCGCATGCTGTCTGGCGACAAGGGCGACGGCAGCCTGCAGAAAGAGGCGCTGATCTACAAACTGTACTGGGCGAGCTGGCACCGTGATCTGGGTGAGCTGGCGGTGGATATTATGGGCCCCGAGGCCAATATCCTGCCTGAAGCGCCCTATGAACTGAATCGCCTGCAGTCGCTGTTCCTGTTTACCCGCTCCGATACCATTTACGGCGGTACCAATCAGATCCAGCGCAATATTATTGCCGAGCGCGGCTTGGGTATGCCCAAAGAGCCCAAGTGGTAG
- a CDS encoding acyl-CoA dehydrogenase family protein, whose product MEFAFTDEQQMIRDTAEAFLKDTSTSEAVRAAMVTELGYDAELWQRLCGEMYWQAIHIPEAYGGLGLSYVELVAIMEQMGRYLLCAPYFSTVCLATNALLCAASEEQKAEHLGAICEGRSATLAWQSGRDGSAAGVSAAYRKDGDDYILDGHYRYVVDGHSAELLILAAREAGSEGLSGISLFAVDASSAGLSRELLTTLDQTRRQASLNVDGLRLPASALLGEAGQSGAALEKTLQLATVALAAEQTGGMQQLLDSTVDYTLERKQFNRPIASFQSIKHKAADMMMRNEVARSAIYYAACVADEALTGGPLAGELAEAASIAKAWCSEAYFNNAGEALQMHGGVGFTWEYDVHLYFKRAKASEHLLGNSDEHRERVAKLLLDGDVAAL is encoded by the coding sequence ATGGAATTTGCGTTTACTGACGAACAGCAAATGATCCGCGATACGGCGGAGGCCTTTCTGAAAGATACCTCGACCAGCGAGGCGGTACGCGCCGCGATGGTCACCGAACTGGGTTATGACGCCGAGCTGTGGCAGCGCCTGTGCGGCGAAATGTACTGGCAGGCGATTCATATTCCCGAAGCCTACGGTGGTCTCGGCCTGTCCTACGTCGAGCTGGTGGCCATCATGGAGCAGATGGGGCGTTATCTGCTCTGTGCCCCTTACTTTTCCACGGTCTGTCTCGCCACCAATGCCCTGCTGTGTGCGGCATCTGAAGAGCAGAAGGCCGAACACCTCGGCGCGATCTGCGAAGGCCGCAGTGCGACACTGGCCTGGCAGTCCGGCCGCGACGGCAGTGCCGCCGGTGTGAGTGCCGCTTACCGCAAAGACGGCGACGATTACATTCTCGACGGCCATTACCGCTATGTGGTCGACGGCCACAGCGCAGAGCTGCTGATCCTGGCCGCTCGCGAAGCCGGCTCTGAAGGTCTGAGTGGCATCAGCCTGTTTGCGGTAGACGCCAGCAGTGCTGGTCTGAGCCGCGAACTGCTGACCACCTTGGATCAAACCCGCCGTCAGGCCAGCCTGAACGTGGACGGTCTGCGTTTGCCTGCGTCCGCCTTGCTGGGCGAGGCGGGTCAAAGCGGCGCGGCACTGGAGAAAACCCTGCAACTGGCGACGGTGGCACTGGCTGCCGAGCAGACCGGGGGGATGCAGCAACTGCTGGACAGTACTGTGGATTACACCCTTGAGCGCAAGCAGTTCAACCGCCCCATCGCCAGCTTCCAGTCCATCAAACACAAAGCCGCCGACATGATGATGCGCAACGAAGTGGCGCGCTCGGCGATTTACTACGCTGCCTGTGTGGCGGATGAAGCCCTGACCGGCGGCCCGCTGGCGGGCGAACTGGCGGAAGCCGCCAGCATCGCCAAGGCCTGGTGTTCCGAGGCCTATTTCAACAATGCCGGTGAGGCGCTGCAGATGCATGGCGGTGTGGGTTTCACTTGGGAATACGATGTTCACCTGTACTTCAAGCGAGCCAAAGCCAGTGAACACCTGCTGGGCAACAGCGATGAGCACCGCGAGCGCGTGGCCAAGCTGCTGCTGGATGGCGACGTTGCGGCGCTGTAA
- a CDS encoding YfaZ family outer membrane protein: MKSPLIAALLLAATANSALAGGVAFRFGDETFGASVAGDLSADSSAQLDWMHHEDDADLVSLGLYANGQRGALTGRVGAKAIALSADDSGFDGAVAAFGGDLSMPLSDVVRLRGGLYYGPEATSASDIDGYQEWSISAEFAIFQNSALELGYADIEFDAKDGGEFDFEDGLFVRLQLRL, from the coding sequence ATGAAATCACCGCTTATTGCTGCGCTGCTGCTCGCCGCCACGGCCAATTCTGCCCTGGCTGGCGGGGTGGCTTTTCGCTTCGGTGATGAAACCTTCGGCGCGTCGGTGGCCGGTGACCTGAGCGCGGACAGCAGTGCGCAGCTCGACTGGATGCACCACGAAGACGATGCCGATCTGGTCTCGCTGGGCCTGTATGCCAATGGTCAGCGCGGTGCTCTGACTGGCCGTGTGGGCGCCAAGGCTATTGCCCTGAGTGCCGATGACAGCGGTTTTGACGGCGCGGTAGCGGCCTTTGGTGGCGACTTGAGCATGCCGCTGAGCGATGTGGTGCGCCTGCGCGGTGGCTTGTACTACGGCCCCGAAGCGACGTCTGCCAGCGACATCGACGGCTATCAGGAGTGGTCGATCAGCGCGGAATTCGCCATTTTTCAAAACTCGGCCCTGGAACTGGGCTATGCCGACATCGAATTTGATGCCAAAGACGGCGGCGAATTCGATTTTGAAGACGGCCTCTTTGTACGCTTGCAGCTCCGGCTGTAA
- a CDS encoding SDR family oxidoreductase, translating to MGVCQDRVVIITGAGGGLGAAHAKVFAAEGAKVIVNDINQEAAQKVVDDIKAAGGDAVVNTSDITNYDDSLNAVKQAIDTYGDLHVVLNNAGINRDRMFASMTEADWDAIMAVHLKGHFCITSHAVHYWRGQSKEGKAVDARIINTTSGAGLQGSVGQSNYAAAKAGIAALTLNQAAELARYGITANAIAPAARTGMTTAVESMAQRMAKPDDGSFDYWAPENVSSLLTWLGSAESASVTGRVFEAEGGKISVADGWRKGPEVDKGARWEPAEVGQAVEKILAEAVPAQKVYGS from the coding sequence ATGGGTGTTTGTCAGGATCGCGTTGTCATCATTACCGGCGCTGGCGGTGGTTTGGGTGCCGCGCACGCAAAAGTCTTTGCCGCCGAAGGGGCGAAGGTCATCGTAAACGATATCAACCAAGAGGCTGCACAGAAGGTTGTTGACGACATTAAAGCCGCCGGTGGCGATGCGGTGGTCAACACGTCCGATATCACCAACTACGACGACAGCTTGAATGCGGTGAAGCAGGCGATTGACACCTATGGCGATCTGCATGTGGTGCTGAACAATGCCGGTATTAACCGCGACCGTATGTTTGCGTCGATGACCGAAGCAGACTGGGACGCGATCATGGCTGTGCATCTGAAAGGCCATTTCTGCATTACCTCTCACGCCGTTCATTACTGGCGCGGTCAGTCCAAAGAGGGCAAGGCGGTGGATGCACGCATTATCAACACCACCTCTGGCGCGGGCCTGCAGGGTTCTGTGGGACAGTCCAACTACGCCGCCGCCAAAGCCGGTATTGCGGCACTGACGCTGAACCAGGCCGCTGAGCTGGCGCGCTACGGTATTACCGCTAATGCGATTGCACCGGCGGCACGTACCGGCATGACCACCGCGGTTGAATCCATGGCGCAGCGCATGGCCAAGCCCGACGACGGCAGCTTTGACTACTGGGCACCGGAAAATGTGTCCTCGCTGCTGACGTGGCTGGGCAGTGCAGAATCCGCCAGTGTGACTGGCCGCGTATTTGAAGCGGAAGGCGGCAAAATTTCGGTGGCCGATGGCTGGCGCAAAGGGCCTGAAGTGGACAAGGGCGCGCGCTGGGAACCGGCCGAAGTCGGGCAGGCGGTAGAGAAAATTCTGGCTGAGGCAGTGCCCGCGCAAAAAGTGTATGGTAGCTGA
- a CDS encoding acetyl-CoA C-acetyltransferase, whose product MAEAYIVDAVRSPTGRRKGGLAHVHGADLGGHVLKAIVERNGIPDNEYDDVIFGCVDTIGPLAGDIARSAWLAAGLSQEVPGTTIDRQCGSSQQAVHFAAQAVMSGTMDVVVAGGVQTMTQIPISSAMIAAEPMGFKDPFSGSEGWVARYGAQPPTQFNSAQMIADKWELSRRDLEEYSLESHRRALKAIEEGRFDREIVPLAGVSMDETPRNTNIEKMAELDFLFGCDKVTAAVSSQTCDASSAVLVVSEDALKRYNLTPRARIHHMSVRADDPIWMLTAPIPATQYALKKAGMTLNDIDLVEINEAFASVVMAWLKETGYDHAKTNVNGGAIALGHPLGATGTKLMTTLLHELERTGGRYGLQTMCEGGGQANVTIIERL is encoded by the coding sequence ATGGCTGAAGCCTATATTGTCGACGCAGTAAGAAGCCCCACCGGTCGCCGCAAAGGCGGCCTGGCCCATGTTCACGGCGCTGATCTGGGTGGCCATGTGCTCAAGGCAATTGTTGAGCGCAACGGCATTCCCGACAACGAATACGACGATGTGATTTTCGGCTGTGTCGATACCATCGGGCCGCTGGCGGGGGATATTGCCCGCAGCGCCTGGCTGGCCGCCGGCCTGTCACAGGAAGTGCCCGGCACGACGATCGATCGCCAGTGCGGTTCCTCTCAGCAGGCGGTGCACTTCGCGGCGCAGGCGGTAATGTCAGGCACCATGGATGTGGTGGTTGCCGGCGGCGTGCAGACCATGACCCAGATTCCTATTTCCTCGGCGATGATCGCCGCCGAGCCAATGGGCTTCAAAGACCCGTTCTCCGGCTCTGAAGGTTGGGTGGCTCGCTACGGTGCTCAGCCGCCGACCCAGTTCAACTCGGCACAGATGATTGCCGACAAGTGGGAACTGAGCCGCCGCGATCTCGAAGAGTACTCGCTGGAGTCGCATCGCCGCGCCCTGAAGGCGATTGAGGAAGGCCGCTTTGACCGCGAAATTGTGCCGTTGGCGGGTGTCAGCATGGATGAAACGCCGCGCAATACCAACATTGAAAAAATGGCCGAGCTGGACTTCCTGTTTGGCTGCGACAAAGTCACCGCGGCGGTGTCCAGCCAGACCTGTGACGCTTCAAGCGCCGTGCTGGTGGTCAGCGAAGATGCTCTCAAGCGCTACAACCTCACTCCACGCGCCCGCATTCATCATATGAGCGTGCGTGCCGACGATCCGATCTGGATGCTGACCGCACCGATCCCGGCCACCCAGTACGCGCTGAAGAAAGCCGGTATGACACTCAATGACATCGACCTGGTGGAGATCAACGAGGCCTTTGCGTCCGTGGTGATGGCCTGGTTGAAGGAAACCGGTTACGACCACGCCAAGACCAACGTCAACGGCGGCGCGATTGCACTGGGTCACCCGCTGGGTGCGACCGGCACCAAGCTGATGACGACCTTGCTGCATGAGCTGGAGCGTACTGGTGGTCGTTACGGTCTGCAGACCATGTGTGAAGGTGGTGGGCAGGCCAACGTCACCATCATCGAGCGTCTGTAG
- a CDS encoding acyl-CoA dehydrogenase family protein, with protein MDFTFSEDQLLFQESVRSFLVNENTPEAIRQLWETESGRSDALWAQLAEMGLTGMTVPEEHGGLGMSELDFVLLAQEAGYVALSEPLVNSVLVAAPLLAECGNAELAAEWLPKMASGDARVVVGLGINKLVEDAHCADLLLLEQDGAIYAVDPAKATLRANQSVDPGRKLFGVEFNSADATVIADGDTAQSLIANALNRGALGVAAQALGLAQRMIDLSVQYTSERKQFGVAIGSFQAVKHHMANIAYKLEYAKTPVYRAAYDIANKLPRATLSVSHAKLAACEVADLAAKNSIQVHGAMGYTWEVDLHIFMKRAWAFNSSFGTAGFHKQRVAAAILADDAPLGAGATF; from the coding sequence ATGGACTTTACTTTCAGCGAAGATCAGCTCCTGTTTCAGGAATCCGTGCGCAGCTTTCTGGTGAACGAAAACACCCCTGAAGCCATTCGCCAGCTATGGGAAACCGAGTCGGGTCGCAGCGACGCGCTGTGGGCGCAACTGGCGGAAATGGGGCTGACGGGAATGACCGTGCCGGAAGAGCACGGCGGCCTGGGTATGAGCGAGCTGGACTTTGTGCTGCTGGCGCAGGAAGCCGGTTACGTGGCGCTGTCTGAGCCGCTGGTGAACAGCGTGCTGGTTGCTGCGCCGCTGCTGGCCGAGTGCGGCAACGCCGAGCTGGCGGCTGAGTGGCTGCCGAAGATGGCCTCGGGTGACGCCCGCGTAGTGGTCGGCTTGGGTATTAACAAACTGGTGGAAGACGCGCACTGCGCGGATCTGCTGTTACTCGAGCAGGACGGGGCGATCTACGCTGTCGATCCCGCCAAGGCCACGCTGCGTGCGAATCAGTCTGTCGACCCCGGTCGCAAACTGTTCGGCGTTGAATTCAACAGCGCCGACGCCACCGTGATTGCCGACGGTGATACCGCGCAGTCGCTAATTGCCAATGCCTTGAATCGCGGCGCCCTCGGTGTGGCGGCACAGGCACTGGGGCTGGCTCAGCGAATGATCGACCTTTCCGTCCAGTACACCAGCGAGCGCAAGCAGTTCGGTGTGGCCATCGGCAGCTTCCAGGCAGTGAAACACCACATGGCGAATATCGCCTACAAACTGGAATACGCCAAAACGCCGGTTTACCGCGCGGCCTACGACATCGCCAACAAGCTGCCCCGAGCGACGCTGTCGGTCAGTCACGCCAAGCTGGCTGCCTGCGAAGTGGCCGATCTGGCGGCGAAAAACAGCATTCAGGTACACGGTGCAATGGGTTACACCTGGGAAGTGGACCTGCATATTTTCATGAAGCGCGCCTGGGCCTTTAACAGCAGCTTCGGCACTGCCGGTTTCCACAAGCAGCGTGTAGCCGCCGCCATTCTGGCTGACGACGCCCCACTGGGCGCCGGTGCGACCTTCTAA